In Vitis vinifera cultivar Pinot Noir 40024 chromosome 11, ASM3070453v1, a genomic segment contains:
- the LOC104880721 gene encoding protein DOWN-REGULATED IN DIF1 11-like encodes MASFGNVYTMGLILLASVAVMALGDVLYDDIGSIPTASPGPSNIDYDAPDTDPGTESILPYYQYLKECVRKVPTGCGPQIFVYLFKDGPAIASHCCEQLGSVGIDCHKSLTAYLVAIPEFSGKEDQIISKATELIEKCPPPKNRSAPPPSI; translated from the coding sequence ATGGCAAGCTTTGGCAATGTCTATACCATGGGGTTAATCCTCCTAGCTAGTGTGGCAGTCATGGCCTTGGGGGATGTGCTATACGATGATATTGGTTCTATACCCACAGCCTCCCCCGGCCCTTCTAATATTGATTACGACGCCCCAGATACCGACCCAGGTACCGAGTCTATACTACCATATTATCAATATTTAAAAGAGTGCGTACGGAAGGTGCCCACAGGATGCGGGCCACAGATCTTCGTTTATTTATTCAAAGATGGCCCGGCGATCGCTAGTCATTGTTGTGAACAACTGGGGTCGGTTGGAATCGATTGCCACAAATCATTGACAGCCTATCTTGTGGCCATACCCGAGTTCAGTGGCAAAGAAGACCAAATTATTTCAAAGGCTACGGAGCTGATTGAGAAGTGTCCACCACCAAAAAACCGGTCTGCTCCTCCTCCATCTATATGA